TTTATGCACTCGTCCGGACGCTGCAGGAGCTTCAGGGGAGGGTGAAGGATTGGCCCGTTTCAAAGCGGGGTCGCACGCCTTGCCATGTGGGGCCTTCAGCACATCCTGCCCAACGCGGACACGGTTCTGTGCATAGACTTGTTTTTTTCATTACAACTACATGTATAGTGCTGCCGGTTGAATATCAGCGATAGCAGGGGAGGACCATATGGCGAAAGGCACCAAAAAATATTACGAAATCACAGCAATTACAAAGGCTTGTTCTGTCATTGAAATGCTTTCGACAAAAAAGTCATGGGAGTTGGCAGAACTGAGTCGAATAATGGACCTACCCAAGACCACCGTACACCGCATGCTCCTGACCTTGAGCGATAACGGCTATGTCCTTCAGGAAAAAGAACGAGGCGAATACAGCCTCACCTTCAAGCTGTTCTCCATCGGCAGCCGCATGTTGCGGCACTCCAGCATGGTGGATGTTGCCCGCCCCTATTGTCAGGAACTTTTGAATGCGGTGGACGAAACGGTCAACCTATGCGTTGCTTCCGGCACACAGATGCTCGTGGTTGACAAGCAGGTCACCTCGCAAATGCTGAGGCAGGATTCCATCATCGGCAGTTCCTTTCCCTTATTCCAGTCCGCATCCGGCAAGATCTTTCTCGCTTTTGCCGAACAGGAAGAATCCGAACGGGTGATCAAACTCATCAAGGAACAGTCCTGTTTC
This window of the Pseudodesulfovibrio sp. S3 genome carries:
- a CDS encoding IclR family transcriptional regulator; translation: MAKGTKKYYEITAITKACSVIEMLSTKKSWELAELSRIMDLPKTTVHRMLLTLSDNGYVLQEKERGEYSLTFKLFSIGSRMLRHSSMVDVARPYCQELLNAVDETVNLCVASGTQMLVVDKQVTSQMLRQDSIIGSSFPLFQSASGKIFLAFAEQEESERVIKLIKEQSCFPDTDKAMQDLRAELEAVRQTGLAYDYEEVFKGVRCTAAPIFDVQNKLVATLSVSAPTARLNEKTSAHIKSSIIRAAQQISMRLGASPACLPFEQNV